The following proteins are co-located in the Echinicola sp. 20G genome:
- a CDS encoding CopG family transcriptional regulator has translation MARQSISFTKPNDEWLKEQVDNNEYSSKSELVNDLIRQARKQQVEIDWIRAKLEKAENSGFTDESKDQILKQSKSLLNG, from the coding sequence ATGGCAAGGCAAAGTATCTCATTCACCAAGCCAAACGATGAATGGCTAAAAGAGCAAGTAGACAATAACGAATATTCCAGTAAAAGTGAACTTGTCAATGATTTGATTAGGCAGGCCAGAAAACAACAAGTGGAAATTGACTGGATAAGGGCCAAACTGGAAAAAGCTGAAAATAGCGGCTTTACTGATGAAAGTAAAGACCAAATTTTAAAGCAGTCAAAGTCTTTACTGAATGGCTAA
- a CDS encoding type II toxin-antitoxin system RelE/ParE family toxin encodes MANYKLSNLAKEDLIRIHHYGVKKFGMAQADKYFESFFEYFDIIAQRPFAFESVDFIKKGYRRCVCGSDSIYYKITDDIVEIMTIVGRQDLKNIL; translated from the coding sequence ATGGCTAACTATAAATTGAGCAATTTGGCCAAAGAGGACTTGATTAGAATTCATCATTACGGAGTCAAGAAATTTGGGATGGCTCAGGCCGACAAATACTTTGAGTCCTTTTTTGAATATTTTGACATTATTGCTCAAAGACCTTTTGCTTTTGAATCTGTTGACTTTATTAAGAAAGGATATCGAAGATGTGTGTGTGGTTCAGACAGTATCTATTACAAAATCACAGATGATATTGTGGAAATAATGACAATTGTAGGAAGACAAGATTTAAAGAATATCCTTTAA